One genomic region from Natrinema caseinilyticum encodes:
- a CDS encoding SDR family NAD(P)-dependent oxidoreductase, whose protein sequence is MTDQFSVNGQTAIVTGSSSGIGKSIVERFADDGANVVVTSREMDNVAPVADEINDSERPGRALAIECDVTDREAVQDMVAATVDEFGGLDILINNAGASFQAPPAEISENGWKTIVDINLHGTFHCSQIAREHMRDDGGGRIVNIASVAGVRGSKSMSHYGAAKAGVINFTSSAAADWADDDIWVNCIAPGLVATEGVRSQMGVEDDAGGIDRTTPDRTIGKPEEVADLAQFLASPASSYLVGETVTIKGLPRLE, encoded by the coding sequence ATGACGGACCAGTTCAGTGTGAACGGGCAGACGGCGATCGTCACGGGTTCCTCGAGCGGGATCGGAAAGTCGATCGTAGAGCGGTTCGCCGACGACGGCGCGAACGTGGTCGTCACCTCGCGGGAGATGGACAACGTCGCGCCGGTCGCGGACGAGATCAACGACAGCGAACGTCCCGGACGGGCGCTCGCCATCGAGTGCGACGTGACGGACCGCGAGGCGGTCCAGGACATGGTCGCTGCGACCGTCGACGAGTTCGGCGGGCTCGACATCCTGATCAACAATGCGGGCGCGAGCTTCCAGGCCCCGCCGGCCGAGATCAGCGAGAACGGGTGGAAGACCATCGTCGATATCAACCTTCACGGAACGTTCCACTGCTCACAGATCGCCCGCGAACACATGCGCGACGACGGCGGTGGTCGGATCGTCAACATCGCCAGCGTCGCCGGCGTTCGCGGTTCCAAGTCGATGAGCCACTACGGGGCCGCCAAGGCCGGTGTGATCAACTTCACGTCCTCGGCCGCGGCCGACTGGGCCGACGACGATATCTGGGTCAACTGCATCGCGCCCGGCCTCGTCGCGACCGAGGGCGTCCGCTCCCAGATGGGCGTCGAGGACGACGCCGGCGGGATCGACCGTACCACGCCCGATCGGACGATCGGAAAACCCGAGGAAGTCGCCGATCTCGCGCAGTTCCTCGCCAGTCCGGCGTCCTCGTACCTGGTCGGCGAAACGGTGACGATCAAGGGTCTGCCGCGCCTCGAGTAG
- a CDS encoding class I adenylate-forming enzyme family protein, with translation MELDVVPAETLLASPYDGNVAHLLDRAVAEHPDTVAIEHAGESITYREFGDRVARFAGGLRELGIEAGDRVGLYMPNGIPFCTAVWGCCHAGVIASPLNPEYRRREIEYQLDHADAEAVIVEDDAEDHVREAVATLETDIVRATTEGEHPSVLALGAGRADAAVVDRADDDVLLQPYTSGTTGRPKGVLLTHRNFRVQIAQSVSSYSASPIQGDGIIALPMYHITGMLGMMASLCAGRTLHLLRPDQWDPELVLETLDEHDVPAFTGVAAMFVDLLEAHDPDEYDLSTLVRAGQGGDKLPKPTQERFEEAFDAPLSEGYGLTETTATSHTIRWSSLGNRPGSVGQPVGHTRSKVVDEEGTELGPGEEGEILIAGPQVMKGYYENPEANEAAFTEDGFFRTGDVGTRDEDNYYYIKGREKEMILTAGYNVYPREIENLLYEHPAIHEAAVFGVPDERRGETVAAAITPKTGADLTESDVEEYVLGELAPYKHPRIVEIRRDLPKTGSGKIRKTMLRDEFIDEHDL, from the coding sequence ATGGAACTCGACGTCGTCCCCGCAGAGACGCTTTTAGCGTCGCCTTACGACGGCAACGTCGCACATCTGTTGGATCGAGCGGTCGCGGAACACCCCGACACCGTCGCGATCGAACACGCCGGCGAGTCGATCACGTACCGCGAATTCGGCGATCGCGTCGCACGGTTCGCCGGCGGGCTCCGGGAACTCGGCATCGAGGCCGGCGATCGAGTCGGCCTGTACATGCCAAACGGGATCCCGTTCTGTACCGCCGTCTGGGGCTGCTGTCACGCCGGCGTGATCGCGAGTCCGCTCAACCCCGAGTACCGCCGGCGCGAAATCGAATACCAGCTCGATCACGCCGACGCCGAGGCGGTTATCGTCGAAGACGACGCCGAGGACCACGTGCGCGAAGCGGTCGCGACCCTCGAGACCGACATCGTACGCGCGACGACCGAGGGTGAGCACCCGTCGGTGCTCGCACTCGGCGCGGGCCGCGCCGATGCCGCGGTCGTCGATCGGGCGGACGACGACGTCCTCCTCCAGCCGTACACGTCGGGCACGACCGGCCGGCCGAAAGGGGTCCTGCTGACCCACCGCAACTTCCGGGTACAGATCGCACAGAGCGTCTCGAGTTACAGCGCCAGTCCGATCCAGGGCGACGGGATCATCGCCCTGCCGATGTACCACATCACCGGAATGCTCGGGATGATGGCCTCGCTGTGTGCCGGCCGGACGCTGCACCTGCTCAGACCGGATCAGTGGGACCCGGAACTGGTCCTCGAGACGCTCGACGAACACGACGTTCCGGCGTTCACCGGCGTCGCCGCGATGTTCGTGGATCTGCTCGAGGCCCACGACCCCGACGAGTACGACCTGTCGACGCTGGTCCGGGCGGGCCAGGGCGGGGACAAACTGCCGAAACCGACCCAGGAGCGCTTCGAGGAGGCGTTCGACGCTCCGCTCTCGGAGGGATACGGCCTGACGGAGACGACCGCGACGTCACACACGATCCGGTGGTCGTCGCTCGGCAACCGGCCGGGCAGCGTCGGTCAGCCGGTCGGCCACACGCGCTCGAAGGTCGTCGACGAGGAGGGGACCGAACTGGGTCCCGGCGAGGAGGGCGAGATCCTCATCGCCGGCCCGCAGGTCATGAAGGGCTACTACGAGAACCCCGAGGCGAACGAGGCGGCGTTCACCGAGGACGGCTTCTTCCGCACCGGCGACGTCGGCACGCGAGACGAGGACAACTACTACTACATCAAGGGTCGGGAAAAGGAGATGATCCTGACCGCGGGCTACAACGTCTATCCGCGCGAGATCGAAAACCTGCTGTACGAGCATCCGGCCATCCACGAGGCGGCCGTCTTCGGGGTTCCGGACGAGCGCCGCGGCGAGACCGTCGCCGCCGCCATCACGCCGAAAACGGGTGCCGACCTGACCGAAAGCGACGTCGAGGAGTACGTCCTCGGTGAACTCGCTCCGTACAAACACCCGCGGATCGTCGAGATTCGTCGCGACCTTCCCAAGACGGGCAGCGGCAAGATCCGAAAGACGATGTTACGTGACGAGTTTATCGACGAACATGATCTGTGA
- a CDS encoding MFS transporter, translated as MTDESSYSSSEIRTIALAVIAGVFFGGVATGVAFPTLPLLDEKLVISAIMLSVILSANRIARLFVNTPAGTVIDRVGARKPMIFGLFTQALAPFGYIVGLYTPPAELGTVPLLGGVSLPGVVFVLSRLFWGIGSAFVFLGAFATITHVTTADNRGRWVGYMRGGQSLGFPTGLVVGGLLTDVASMEAAFLVAGGLALLAGIVATLVLPNVHAGAEGRSASLREVPSLLAGNPAVVLVGYGNFAVRFLWGGILLTTLARYAHDFGLELSALDAAGISGMVMGLGVLTSGSMTIATGRVSDLVSDRTLLTIPAFLSMGAGFLVIAYVPTIEALLGAIVLLGAGMGAAAPALLAIVGDLTPGDELGRMGGAYQVMGDIGLSLGPLVAIPAVDSWFGYRSTYILCAALVLSCLTIVSVPLLRNPEVSRTGVKAD; from the coding sequence ATGACTGACGAGTCGTCCTACTCGTCGTCGGAGATCAGGACGATCGCCCTCGCGGTCATCGCCGGCGTCTTCTTCGGCGGCGTCGCGACGGGGGTCGCGTTCCCGACGCTGCCGCTGCTCGACGAGAAGCTCGTGATTAGTGCGATCATGCTGTCCGTGATCCTCTCGGCAAACCGCATCGCGCGGCTGTTCGTCAACACGCCGGCGGGGACGGTCATCGATCGCGTGGGCGCGCGAAAACCGATGATATTCGGGCTGTTCACGCAAGCGCTGGCTCCCTTCGGCTACATCGTGGGCCTGTACACACCTCCGGCCGAACTCGGGACCGTCCCACTGCTCGGCGGCGTCTCTCTGCCCGGTGTCGTCTTCGTCCTCTCCCGACTGTTCTGGGGTATCGGGAGCGCCTTCGTCTTCCTCGGCGCATTCGCGACGATCACGCACGTCACGACGGCCGACAACCGCGGCCGGTGGGTCGGGTACATGCGCGGCGGCCAGTCGCTCGGCTTTCCGACCGGACTCGTCGTCGGCGGTCTCCTGACGGACGTCGCCAGCATGGAAGCGGCGTTTCTCGTCGCGGGCGGTCTCGCGTTGCTCGCCGGTATCGTCGCGACGCTCGTCCTGCCGAACGTCCACGCCGGCGCTGAGGGACGATCCGCGAGTCTCCGCGAGGTCCCGTCGCTGCTCGCCGGCAACCCCGCCGTCGTCCTGGTCGGCTACGGAAACTTCGCGGTGCGATTCCTGTGGGGCGGCATTCTCCTCACGACGCTCGCCCGATACGCACACGATTTCGGCCTCGAGCTGTCGGCGCTCGATGCCGCCGGCATCAGCGGAATGGTCATGGGCCTCGGCGTTCTCACGTCGGGATCGATGACGATCGCGACCGGCAGGGTGTCGGATCTGGTCAGCGACCGGACGCTGCTGACCATTCCGGCGTTTCTGTCGATGGGTGCCGGCTTTCTGGTCATCGCGTACGTTCCGACGATCGAGGCGCTCCTCGGCGCGATCGTCCTCCTCGGGGCCGGGATGGGCGCGGCCGCACCAGCGCTGCTCGCGATCGTGGGCGATCTCACGCCCGGCGACGAACTCGGACGAATGGGCGGTGCGTACCAGGTCATGGGTGACATCGGGCTCAGTCTCGGCCCGCTGGTCGCGATTCCGGCCGTCGACAGCTGGTTCGGGTATCGATCGACGTACATTCTCTGTGCCGCACTCGTCTTGAGCTGTCTGACTATCGTGTCGGTCCCGCTGCTTCGCAACCCCGAGGTCTCGAGAACCGGCGTCAAAGCGGACTAG
- a CDS encoding molybdopterin-dependent oxidoreductase: MSPTLDRARPLLPSVGVALAAGLAAVGGSYLAVGRRPAFVVTPVDRVVLAVSPDALVAFAITELGSLGHQLALVTALALTCVLFGLAALPGVLASQGGRPAVGVVTGVVLPGAVAFGLTGSSVSSVGTAAGTGLVVLVTAGTAGLGAGEDASPRSFGRRRVLGAVGSAIGVSALGLFVRGSGDGSSQPGLDVPEDARPEVRQLLTQAKNRSLAVDGLEPLVSTDFYEVDINNIDPDVDRETWTLSLTGAVEEEAEYDFADIEAMDRGDRFVTLRCVGDQLNGRQMDTALWSGVPVAALLEAANPDGDRVVLHGADGYYNEFPLEALRPGLLAYRMNGRPLPRAHGAPLRALVPGHWGEINVKWLTEIEVRDEDTRGYWEYRGWHGTGPVHTVAKLWQVNHLGSGRIEVAGHAYAGTRAIETVEVSTDGGDTWTEAELSDPLPGEDVWRQWRHEYGAAGTHEVIVRARDGNGTLQFPDEDGPKPDGATGWVSQTVRPR; this comes from the coding sequence ATGTCTCCCACATTAGATCGCGCGCGCCCGCTGCTCCCCTCGGTCGGCGTGGCGCTCGCTGCGGGACTCGCCGCCGTGGGGGGGTCGTACCTGGCCGTCGGCCGACGGCCGGCTTTCGTCGTGACGCCGGTGGATCGAGTCGTCCTCGCAGTCAGCCCCGACGCGCTCGTTGCCTTCGCGATCACCGAACTCGGATCGCTCGGCCACCAGTTGGCACTCGTAACAGCACTCGCACTGACGTGCGTCCTCTTCGGCCTGGCGGCCCTTCCCGGCGTGCTGGCCTCGCAAGGTGGCAGGCCCGCCGTCGGCGTGGTCACCGGGGTGGTCCTCCCGGGTGCCGTCGCGTTCGGGCTGACCGGCTCGTCGGTATCGAGCGTCGGCACCGCCGCTGGGACGGGACTCGTCGTGCTGGTAACGGCCGGGACGGCCGGACTCGGCGCCGGCGAGGACGCCTCCCCCCGCTCGTTCGGTCGGCGGCGCGTTCTCGGCGCCGTCGGGTCGGCGATCGGTGTGAGCGCGCTCGGGCTCTTCGTCCGCGGATCCGGTGACGGGTCCTCACAGCCCGGTCTCGACGTCCCCGAGGACGCCCGGCCCGAGGTTCGACAGCTGCTCACGCAGGCCAAAAACAGGTCGCTCGCCGTCGACGGACTCGAGCCGTTGGTCAGCACGGACTTCTACGAGGTCGACATCAACAACATCGACCCCGACGTCGACCGCGAAACGTGGACCCTCTCTCTCACGGGGGCCGTCGAGGAGGAAGCGGAGTACGACTTCGCGGACATCGAAGCGATGGACCGCGGGGACCGGTTCGTGACGCTGCGCTGCGTCGGTGATCAGCTCAACGGCCGGCAGATGGATACCGCCCTCTGGAGCGGCGTTCCCGTCGCGGCGCTCCTCGAAGCGGCGAACCCCGACGGCGATCGAGTCGTCCTGCACGGGGCCGACGGCTACTACAACGAGTTTCCGCTCGAGGCGCTGCGGCCCGGGCTGTTGGCCTACCGAATGAACGGTCGGCCGCTGCCGCGGGCCCACGGCGCGCCGCTGCGCGCCCTGGTTCCGGGCCACTGGGGTGAGATCAACGTGAAGTGGCTCACCGAGATCGAGGTTCGCGACGAAGACACCAGAGGCTACTGGGAGTACCGCGGCTGGCACGGCACCGGCCCGGTTCACACCGTGGCAAAGCTCTGGCAGGTCAATCACCTCGGAAGCGGCCGGATCGAGGTGGCCGGTCACGCCTACGCCGGGACCAGGGCCATCGAGACCGTCGAGGTCTCGACCGACGGCGGCGACACCTGGACCGAAGCGGAACTGTCCGACCCCCTCCCGGGTGAGGACGTCTGGCGACAGTGGCGCCACGAGTACGGGGCCGCCGGGACGCACGAGGTGATCGTTCGAGCGCGCGACGGGAACGGCACCCTCCAGTTCCCCGACGAGGACGGTCCGAAGCCAGACGGCGCTACCGGTTGGGTTTCCCAAACTGTCAGGCCGCGGTGA
- a CDS encoding ABC transporter substrate-binding protein yields the protein MTRDNINRRRVLSAAGTGIAAAAAGCLGGGGGNNSNEVHFITDYYNGAWEQLWGELESEYEGDNDVKLNIEEAGMSGSQESRLAQLIQAGNPPDANTSTFDQVADIWSTGQLETVNDVVSSIEEVNGELQPQGAFLGEGDNLFQIPHGSYVSNFQYRQDVYDDLGLSEPETFQDILDNAKAIDESDEHDARGYGLAGKKTGKSQDEYLVLAASAGIPPLGIRWKDPSAKEEFEIHFPEEEVTTVLQFCKDISQYSPDPTSIGWAESLGGWAQGQYAQQYHLNAWPVGVAAQTAEAQDSDALRGLAKATQVMAYPTWSEISADENWLSAPTPDGYHIFSRGGNVDQAKEWFKWVYGNSLEQTASFYETDPGRFLPIYADVLDSDAFKNTDIMKAHPHLYEKLKKTQDEILGNHYGSVDAANTSSPIALYMARQWFYGEMINRVVTDSMSIQETYEWGRSELEKAFSDAQEQFG from the coding sequence ATGACACGCGACAATATCAACAGGCGACGGGTGCTTTCGGCAGCCGGTACAGGAATCGCTGCAGCCGCAGCAGGCTGCTTAGGTGGCGGTGGAGGTAACAATAGCAACGAGGTCCACTTCATCACGGACTACTACAACGGTGCTTGGGAACAGTTGTGGGGCGAGTTGGAGTCGGAGTACGAGGGCGACAACGACGTCAAACTGAATATCGAAGAGGCTGGGATGTCCGGTTCCCAGGAGAGTCGCCTCGCCCAGTTGATTCAGGCGGGCAACCCGCCGGACGCAAACACCTCCACGTTCGACCAGGTGGCCGACATCTGGTCGACCGGCCAGCTCGAGACCGTCAACGACGTCGTCTCGTCGATAGAGGAGGTGAACGGGGAACTGCAGCCCCAAGGGGCGTTCCTCGGTGAAGGGGATAACCTCTTCCAGATCCCGCATGGTAGTTACGTTTCGAACTTCCAGTACCGACAGGACGTCTACGATGATCTCGGTCTGTCGGAACCGGAGACATTCCAGGATATCCTCGACAACGCCAAGGCCATCGACGAGTCGGACGAACACGACGCCCGCGGGTACGGGCTCGCAGGAAAGAAGACCGGCAAGAGCCAGGACGAGTACCTGGTCCTGGCGGCGAGCGCGGGCATCCCTCCCCTCGGCATCCGCTGGAAGGACCCGAGTGCGAAAGAAGAGTTCGAGATTCACTTCCCCGAGGAGGAGGTGACGACGGTACTGCAGTTCTGTAAAGACATCTCCCAGTACTCGCCCGACCCGACCAGCATCGGCTGGGCGGAGTCGCTCGGCGGGTGGGCGCAGGGCCAGTACGCTCAGCAGTACCACCTCAACGCCTGGCCGGTCGGCGTCGCGGCACAAACGGCCGAGGCCCAGGACAGCGACGCCCTGCGCGGGCTGGCCAAGGCCACGCAGGTCATGGCGTATCCGACCTGGAGCGAGATCAGTGCGGACGAGAACTGGTTGTCCGCCCCGACCCCCGACGGCTATCACATCTTCTCGAGAGGCGGGAACGTGGATCAAGCCAAGGAGTGGTTCAAGTGGGTCTACGGCAACAGCTTGGAGCAAACCGCGAGCTTCTACGAGACGGATCCGGGCCGGTTCCTGCCGATCTACGCCGACGTACTCGACTCCGACGCGTTCAAGAACACGGACATCATGAAGGCCCACCCCCACCTGTACGAGAAGCTCAAGAAAACCCAGGACGAGATCCTCGGCAACCACTACGGCAGCGTCGACGCGGCCAACACCTCCTCGCCCATAGCGCTGTACATGGCGCGACAGTGGTTCTACGGCGAGATGATCAACCGCGTGGTCACCGACTCGATGTCCATCCAGGAAACCTACGAGTGGGGCCGCAGCGAACTCGAGAAGGCCTTCTCGGACGCTCAGGAACAGTTCGGATAA
- a CDS encoding carbohydrate ABC transporter permease, with the protein MASETGESVRPQRAYIPWDDLPVNRETVAGFGTVLPVIVLYLLIAVLPVAFAFWASLHDIHTLNPVWEWAGIDNYAQVLEISMFWGSLWRGIVYMVGSTLIQLAVGLWMALVLNRITRGQKLLTAVVFTAYLIPTIIVSLIALRVFDPQGGVFQMLGAEWFSLWDANQAPLGSQTWAMPLLILIGTWKFSVFITIFTLAQLRAIPNRFYEAAKVCGANRWQMFRDITLPRLTGIILVVVLLRSIFMFNKFDIIWQLTRGGPGNATTTLPVLAYKTVYTDQAYGLANAISVVMFLFLLVGAIGYFLVFNPSEEVETTA; encoded by the coding sequence ATGGCTAGTGAAACTGGAGAATCGGTTCGACCCCAACGGGCATACATCCCGTGGGACGATTTGCCCGTGAATCGGGAGACCGTCGCCGGGTTTGGGACCGTTCTTCCGGTCATCGTACTGTACTTACTCATTGCGGTGCTCCCGGTCGCCTTCGCGTTCTGGGCATCGTTACACGACATTCACACGCTCAATCCCGTGTGGGAGTGGGCTGGTATCGATAACTACGCACAGGTCCTGGAGATTTCCATGTTCTGGGGCTCGCTGTGGCGGGGTATCGTTTACATGGTCGGTAGCACGCTCATCCAACTCGCTGTGGGCCTCTGGATGGCGCTCGTACTTAACCGCATCACCCGCGGCCAGAAGCTGCTCACCGCGGTGGTCTTCACCGCGTACCTGATCCCGACGATCATCGTCTCGCTGATCGCGCTTCGGGTGTTCGACCCGCAGGGGGGCGTGTTCCAGATGCTCGGTGCTGAGTGGTTCAGCCTGTGGGACGCCAACCAGGCACCGCTGGGATCGCAGACGTGGGCCATGCCGCTGCTGATCCTCATCGGCACGTGGAAGTTCTCCGTCTTCATCACCATCTTCACGCTCGCGCAGCTCCGCGCTATTCCGAACCGGTTCTACGAGGCGGCGAAGGTGTGCGGAGCGAACCGGTGGCAGATGTTCCGGGATATCACGCTGCCGCGTCTCACGGGAATTATCCTGGTCGTCGTCCTGCTCCGGTCGATCTTCATGTTCAACAAGTTCGACATCATCTGGCAGCTTACGCGGGGCGGCCCCGGTAACGCCACGACCACGCTTCCCGTACTCGCCTACAAGACCGTCTACACCGATCAGGCGTACGGACTCGCAAACGCAATCTCCGTCGTCATGTTCCTCTTCCTGCTCGTCGGGGCGATCGGCTACTTCCTGGTGTTCAATCCGAGCGAAGAGGTGGAAACGACAGCATGA
- a CDS encoding carbohydrate ABC transporter permease, which translates to MSQSEPPGGLFGLSYDRESELFETLKLVSTGIIVLIGVWPIYWMTQLAFTEYEVVERTVSVFPTPELFTFSNFAILTEPKMYTYIFNTTVVAIGTIITVVVVSLVAGYGLARLEFPQKENFARILLIGYLFSPIVIGIPLYQIWRTLGLLGARVGLIIALSAISMPFAVWLMWKYIMTIPEAHEEAAWVDGASRWRGFRDVVVPQCRPAIIAAALFAFAIAWNDFTFAEILLPATDTTTFAPGVLREMGQSQFLPDAYLMAVSLAMTLPPLLFAYFMQSYLLKGFQVRAL; encoded by the coding sequence ATGAGTCAAAGCGAACCACCGGGAGGCCTGTTTGGCCTCTCATACGACCGCGAAAGTGAGCTCTTCGAAACGTTGAAGCTCGTCAGCACCGGCATAATCGTTCTCATCGGCGTCTGGCCGATCTACTGGATGACCCAACTCGCGTTCACCGAGTACGAGGTCGTCGAACGGACCGTCTCCGTCTTTCCCACGCCTGAGCTATTCACGTTCAGCAACTTCGCGATCCTGACGGAGCCGAAGATGTACACCTACATCTTCAACACGACCGTGGTGGCCATCGGCACCATCATCACGGTCGTCGTCGTCTCGCTGGTCGCCGGATACGGTCTCGCGCGCCTGGAGTTCCCGCAGAAGGAAAACTTCGCGCGGATCCTCCTGATCGGGTACCTCTTCAGCCCCATCGTCATCGGCATTCCGCTCTATCAGATCTGGCGAACCCTCGGGCTGCTCGGCGCCCGCGTCGGACTCATCATCGCACTGTCGGCCATCTCGATGCCCTTCGCGGTGTGGCTGATGTGGAAGTACATCATGACGATTCCGGAGGCCCACGAGGAGGCCGCGTGGGTCGACGGTGCCTCGCGCTGGCGTGGCTTCCGCGACGTCGTCGTTCCCCAGTGCCGACCGGCGATCATCGCCGCGGCCCTGTTCGCCTTCGCGATCGCCTGGAACGACTTCACGTTCGCGGAGATTCTCCTCCCAGCGACCGACACCACGACGTTCGCCCCCGGCGTCCTCCGGGAGATGGGGCAGTCTCAGTTCCTGCCGGACGCCTACCTGATGGCGGTGTCGCTAGCCATGACGCTGCCGCCGCTGCTGTTCGCGTACTTCATGCAGAGCTACCTGCTGAAGGGCTTCCAGGTCAGAGCGCTCTGA
- a CDS encoding ABC transporter ATP-binding protein translates to MPDIKIQNLTKIYEESGNDIVAVDDVDLTIGDGEFVTLVGPSGCGKTTTLRCVAGLNKPTSGTISFGDREVTDKPVQERNIALLFQDIALYPHMSVQENMAYGLKIAGFSREERIARVEEAAELLQITDQLEKMPSELSGGQQQRVALGRSLVRDPEVFLFDEPMSDLDAKLKAELRPVIEKVTDEIGCPTLYVTHDQEEAMTMSDRVAVINDGELEQVAPPKEIYDEPGSRFVSQFIGQPSTQFFEGNIGAVNGTAELAVGDYEYDLDRDGLEGWDGDDVHVGLRPQYISVNDDPGAGIPATHLLDEPLGDATHSFFETEFGEVVVVTDPDFEGGGEEYGLVFQTDYIQLFDSNSGVRIA, encoded by the coding sequence ATGCCAGACATCAAGATTCAGAACCTGACTAAAATATACGAGGAATCGGGCAACGACATCGTCGCAGTGGACGACGTAGACCTGACCATCGGCGACGGCGAGTTCGTGACCTTGGTCGGCCCATCCGGCTGCGGCAAGACCACGACGCTGCGGTGCGTCGCGGGGCTGAACAAGCCGACGAGCGGCACGATATCCTTCGGCGATCGGGAGGTGACGGACAAGCCGGTCCAGGAGCGCAACATCGCGTTGCTCTTCCAGGACATCGCGCTGTACCCGCACATGAGCGTCCAGGAGAACATGGCGTACGGCCTCAAGATCGCCGGGTTCTCTCGAGAAGAGCGCATCGCTCGCGTCGAGGAGGCCGCGGAGTTACTCCAGATTACGGACCAACTCGAGAAGATGCCCTCGGAGCTCTCCGGCGGGCAACAACAGCGCGTCGCGCTCGGCCGGTCGCTCGTGCGCGACCCGGAAGTCTTCCTGTTCGACGAGCCGATGTCGGACTTAGACGCCAAGCTCAAGGCCGAACTGCGGCCGGTCATCGAGAAGGTGACCGACGAGATCGGCTGTCCGACGCTGTACGTGACCCACGATCAGGAGGAGGCGATGACCATGTCGGATCGCGTTGCGGTCATCAACGACGGCGAACTCGAGCAGGTCGCCCCGCCGAAGGAGATTTACGACGAACCCGGCTCCAGGTTCGTCAGCCAGTTCATCGGCCAGCCGTCGACGCAGTTCTTCGAGGGCAACATCGGGGCGGTCAACGGGACCGCCGAGTTGGCCGTCGGCGACTACGAGTACGATCTCGATCGCGACGGCCTCGAGGGGTGGGACGGCGACGACGTGCACGTCGGTCTCCGGCCGCAGTACATCTCCGTCAACGACGATCCGGGTGCCGGCATCCCGGCGACGCACCTGCTGGACGAGCCCCTGGGCGATGCGACTCACAGCTTCTTCGAGACCGAGTTCGGCGAGGTCGTCGTCGTCACCGACCCGGACTTCGAGGGCGGCGGCGAGGAGTATGGGCTCGTCTTCCAGACCGACTACATCCAGTTGTTCGACTCCAACTCCGGCGTCCGCATCGCCTAA
- a CDS encoding RDD family protein, whose product MIDWKLDGFLPSRKQPAPVLETASDFDVLLSRGGAATIDLFVCYVLIEFPLIYVSSVLFGETYEALGEYVVVLSLLVLLPIYATYSFVFEWRYGRTPGMVNRGLLVVMADGRPCTYRASAVRNLFLYVDLLGVPPLVIGFVAALATDGRRLGDHVAGTVVVRSRAPTNRDEAVSAGMNTSAGARAGGNDEN is encoded by the coding sequence GTGATCGACTGGAAGCTAGACGGGTTTCTCCCGAGTCGAAAACAACCGGCACCGGTACTGGAGACCGCGAGCGATTTCGACGTTCTGCTCTCCCGTGGCGGTGCGGCGACGATCGACCTGTTCGTCTGTTACGTCCTGATCGAATTCCCGTTGATCTACGTTTCGAGCGTGCTCTTCGGCGAAACCTACGAGGCGCTCGGGGAGTACGTCGTCGTCCTCTCACTGCTCGTGCTCCTGCCGATCTACGCGACGTACTCGTTCGTCTTCGAGTGGCGCTACGGCCGAACGCCGGGGATGGTCAATCGCGGCCTGCTGGTCGTCATGGCGGACGGTCGCCCGTGTACCTACCGCGCCAGCGCCGTGCGGAACCTCTTTCTGTACGTCGATCTGCTCGGCGTTCCGCCGCTCGTGATCGGCTTCGTGGCGGCCCTCGCGACGGACGGCCGTCGCCTCGGCGACCACGTCGCCGGGACGGTCGTCGTTCGCTCGAGGGCGCCGACGAACCGCGACGAAGCGGTCTCGGCCGGCATGAACACGAGTGCTGGCGCTCGGGCGGGCGGAAACGACGAGAACTAA